From the genome of Pirellulaceae bacterium:
GACGACCGTCACCATCTACATTCTTGACGCTGCCGCTACGAAAGCGATCCCAATCGACGCAACTGACATAGCCATAAACCTTGTCCACGAAGGAAAGGCTGAGCAGTTCAAACTTATTGCTACTCCAGATGCCGATGACCCGGCAGGTAAATCGTCACGGTTCTTGTTGCAAAGCACCGAGTTGGTTGAAGAGCTGGAACATGAGCATGCCGCAGCAAAGCTCAGCGTCGTGATCGGCGGGAAGGCCTACCGCGGTGAGATTCATCACGACCACGCCGGGCACGATCATGCGCATTAAACGTGATAAACAGCGAGCGGCGGGCCATTGTCAACTTGGTGCGTTCCTTGCACTGCTTCATCGCGCCTAGCACACCCGCCGCCTCTTTGAAAGAATCGGAGGAACCATGGAGAAACTAAAGCTTGAAATTCGTTTGCTTTTTGGCAGTGAGATCGATTCGGCGGATGCCTGCATCGAACGCATGATCTCATTGCTGAAAACCAAGAGCGGCATTGAATCAGCGCATCTCTCTGTCTCTCCGACCGGCCAACCTGGCACCGTCTGCATTCACTTCGATCCAGCGGTTGTTTCAGCTTCGGAGGTGCGTGATGCGGCATTAAAGAGCGGTGCGTCGTTGGATGCAACCTATGGGCACCTTCTACGGACAGGGCTGGCAATGCACGCCCGTCGTGCAAGTGCGATCGAAGCCAACCTGGGGCGAGTCAGAGGCGTACTTGAAGCGGTTGTCTCCCCGGATGGCACAATCCGAGTTGAGTTCGACCGACGGCAAAACGACGAAGCGACGATAGATCAATTGCTCCGTAGCTGGACCAAAGACACGGAAGAGTTGAAGCAAGACTCACACTCTCACGGTGCCAATACCACAGACCACAGGTCGCATGACGAAACGGGACACGACCATGCACATGGTGGCGTGTTTGGAGAAAAGACAGAACTTATCTTTGCGATTCTTTGTGGCATACTGCTGCTACTTGGCTGGTTAATTGAATCCTTCACTAATCTCAATCAATGGATACCACTTGGGCTTTACATTTCCGCTTACGCTTTTGGTGGCTACTACACCGTCGCACAGGCATTCGCGAAGATACGTGCGGGCAAGTTTGAAATTGATTTTCTGATGATCGTCGCTGCAGCGGGCGCGGCCGTACTGGGGGCATGGGCAGAAGGCGCATTGCTACTGTTTCTCTTTAGCATCGGTCACGCTTTGGAAGGCTACGCGATGGGCAGAGCCAAGCGGGCAATTGAGGCGTTGTCCGAACTCGCTCCCAAAACGGCGCGAGTTAGACGCAATGGTACCGAACAAGAGATCGCAGTCGATGAGTTGGTTGTCGGTGATGTTGTCATCATCAGGCCGGACGAGAGTGTTCCAGCAGACGGGTTTGTGATTGCTGGCGAATCAAGTATCAACCAAGCCCCAATCACCGGCGAAAGTGTACCTGTCGACAAGCGGCCCGTTGATGATATTGATGCTGCAGCGTCCGATTCCGAATCACTTCCCCAGGAACATCGTGCGTTCGCTGGCACGACCAACCAATCCGGATCGCTCGCAGTTCAAGTGACGAAGCTCACGTCGGAGAATACTTTAGCGCGAGTCTTGACGATGGTGAGCGAAGCGGAAACGCGGATATCACCAACACAGAAGTTCACGAAGCAATTTGAGCGATACTTCGTTCCAACGGTCATCGCAGGTGTGGTATTGTTGTTGTTGTTTGCGCCACTGGTCCTCGATGAGAAATTCAGCCAATCGTTTTACCGAGCTATGGCAGTCCTCGTTGCTTCCAGTCCCTGTGCGTTGGCAATTGCCACGCCCAGCGCAGTACTCAGTGGAGTTGCCCGAGCTGCTCGTGGTGGAATTCTTGTTAAAGGTGGTGGACCACTGGAAAGCCTCGGTGGTCTTGATGCAATCGCATTTGACAAAACCGGCACACTGACCGAGGGTGAGCCCAAAGTCACAGACGTTCGCACTGCCGAAGGTGTCGATGAGTCGGAGCTTTTGCGAATCGTGCTCGCAGTCGAAGACCTCAGTAAGCATCCGCTTGCCAAAGCAGTCGTTCGCGATGGCAAGAGAAGACTAGGTGAAAGAGGGGCTGGAAGTGCAGAAGAGATACCAGCCGCGACCGATTTGAAGAGTATCACAGGGCGAGGTATCCAAGCTACCGTCGGTGGTGAAGTCGTTCACATCGGAAAGGATGATTTGTTTAATGAAGTCAATGGCCCGAAGGTACCTGACAGTGTTCACGAAATCGTCGAATCGTTGGAAGAAAACGGACGCACGACGATGATTGTTCGCCGCGGTGATCGTTATCTCGGCGTGGTCGGTTTGATGGATACGCCGCGAGAAGCATCGAAGCGAACGATCGCCCGGCTTCGAGAACTAGGCATCAAGCGAATGATTATGATTTCCGGAGATAACCAGAAGGTCGCCAGCGCTGTCGCGAAAGAAGTCGGACTCGATGAAGCCCGAGGCGACTTGATGCCCGACGATAAAGTCAACGAAATTAAGAAGCTGCAAAGCGAAGGAGGTGTGGCGATGGTCGGCGACGGCGTTAACGACGCCCCTGCCATGGCATCCGCTTCCGTTGGCATTGCGATGGGAGCCGCAGGTAGTGACGTTGCTCTTGAGACCGCCGATGTCGCCCTGATGGCCGACAATCTCGATCACTTGCCACTTGCCATCGGACTGAGCCGAGCCACACGACGAATCATTCGTCAGAACCTTTGGATCAGCCTCGGCATGGTCGTCTTCCTTGTCCCCGCCACGATACTTGGACTCAACATCGGCCCCGCCGTTGCCTTGCATGAAGGTAGCACGCTAGTGGTAGTTTTCAATGCGTTGCGGTTGTTTGCATATCGCGAATAGAATCTCTTGCATGTTCTGAACGAAAAGCGATTAAAGCCCTAATTCTTTGCGGCGGTGGACATCCCTCAGAATATTGACGCCACCACGCACAACAATCCCGGCGATCAGCACGGCAATCATCAAATCGGGAAGCTGGGACCCAAGTATTAGAACCAAGATGCCCGAAACGATGACGCCGATGTTCGCGATGACGTCGTTCGCTGAGAAGATATAAGATGCCCGAAAATTGATGTCGCCGCCTTTATGTCGGCTGATCAATTTTAAACAAATCGCGTTGGCGATAAAGGCAAGGAAGCCTGTGGATATCATCGCGGGTCCGAGCGGCTCGCTGTCGCCAAGAAATCGGCGTACTGCTTCTAGTAAGACACCCACACCAAGAACGATCTGCAGCGTGCCGCTAACAGTTGCTGCGCGTACGCGGATGATCTCGGCGCGACCAACAGCGTAGAGACTGATTGCGTAGACGCTTGCGTCCGCAAGCATGTCCAGTGAATCAGCAATCAAGCCTGCGGAACTTGCTAGCAAACCCACCGCGAGTTCGATGCAGAACATCGCCGAATTGATCAGCAGCACTACACGAAGCGTCTTCCTCTGGGCATCGTTCTCGCCTTCTAGTTCACATCCGCAGTCCGTCATCACCACCTCCCTTGATCTCAAACCGTACTATCATACCTCGTCACGCGCCGCAGTACACAAGGTCTTCCTACTGACTTCAATGCTTCGTGCTCTCGGACTTAATCATCCAAGAGTTCATCCTCACGGGGCGATTACCGGATACGGTGGCATGCTTGGGTAATAGTGACCTGGATTGCCCTCGGGCAGATCGTCAGGGTAGTGATAACCTGGTGGCAAGTGATAGGGATGATCTGGTGGGAGCCGCGGCCAGACGATGTTGGGCAATGGCGGCGGTGCTTCAATATCGAGCTATCGGATCACCGTGTTGGAACGCGATCTTCTTTGCAGGGCAAAGGCGACATTGCTGAATTTGCTTGGTCGCGAGGAAGTCACGGACTTCTTGATATGCTGCCGTTGGCGGACAGGCTTGGTAGTCGCGGAAGAGTTGCCACGCGGATTCGTCAGCGAGGTTCAGCTTGCGGGACATGATTGCATGGTAGGCGAGCGCGGGGCATTTCCACAAGCATTGCTTGTAGAGCTGGGTACATGTGCGCTGGAGGCAGATGCTCCATGCGGCGCGTGGATCGCTATCGAAAGGCATCGGCTTGCTTTCGATCATGCGGTACTGCTGTCGCCAGCCGCGATGCGATTTGCGGACGTTGATTTGCAGGTCTGGGTAGAGATTTCGCCACTCGCGGATCTGCTGGCAGACGACGCGAAACCGCTTCATGTACTCTGGAGCACGTCCATGCTGGGAGACGTCCATACGGAAGCGGTTGCCGATCAGAACGCGGGGCAGGTCGGGATGACGATCCAGGTAGAATCCGTTCGTGACGAACAGTCCTTCGGCGTTTGGGAACGACTGTCTTGCAAGCTCGATGATTGAAATCAACTCCGGGTTGAGTGTTGGTTCGCCACCGAGAATGGCTATACGCTTGGGCGCAAGCCGGCCTTGCCACGCTTCGAAGTTCGCGCGTGCCTCATCGAGACTCACGATTCCGCCAGCATGAAAGTTGGAATAATGCGAGCACTGCGCACAATAAAGATTGCACGCATGTGCTGCATGGAACTCGAGATTGGGTAACTCGATCATCAACATCCTTCCGAATCACTCGAACCAGCTTCATCACCTGAGCCTTCGCTGCCTGCGTCGCCACTTCCGCCTGGTGGCTTCGGTGGTTTCACGTCGTGGCCTGGATGCCCTGGTGGCAAGTTGTCTGGCCAGTGGTAGCCAGGAGGCAGATGGTATGGATGATGCGGAGGTAGCCGTGGCCAGATGATGTTGGGCAATGGAGGCGGTACCAATACTTCGATCGGCGGCTCCGGCACCGGAGGCCATACCCAATCTTCCGGCCACCAATCGGGTCGAGGCTCCGAGCTGGAACCTGGCGGATCTGGCGGTGGAACGTACGGTAGCGGTTCACCTGGCGGATCAAACGGCGGTGGAGGCCAACCCGGTGGTCGCTCGCCGTTGGGACCAAATGGTCCATGGTTCGTTGTTGTCATATTCACTCCTTTGTGAGTTGGAAACGAAAGAAACAGGAATCAACGCCAGAGAACTTTGCCAAGGTTGTGCTTCCGCAAGGCTTGTTTCAGAAAGACTGGGCGATGTCGCTTGTAGGCCGGCGGATCGACGTGGATGTGCGGGAATACATGGTCCATCGC
Proteins encoded in this window:
- a CDS encoding heavy metal translocating P-type ATPase, which produces MEKLKLEIRLLFGSEIDSADACIERMISLLKTKSGIESAHLSVSPTGQPGTVCIHFDPAVVSASEVRDAALKSGASLDATYGHLLRTGLAMHARRASAIEANLGRVRGVLEAVVSPDGTIRVEFDRRQNDEATIDQLLRSWTKDTEELKQDSHSHGANTTDHRSHDETGHDHAHGGVFGEKTELIFAILCGILLLLGWLIESFTNLNQWIPLGLYISAYAFGGYYTVAQAFAKIRAGKFEIDFLMIVAAAGAAVLGAWAEGALLLFLFSIGHALEGYAMGRAKRAIEALSELAPKTARVRRNGTEQEIAVDELVVGDVVIIRPDESVPADGFVIAGESSINQAPITGESVPVDKRPVDDIDAAASDSESLPQEHRAFAGTTNQSGSLAVQVTKLTSENTLARVLTMVSEAETRISPTQKFTKQFERYFVPTVIAGVVLLLLFAPLVLDEKFSQSFYRAMAVLVASSPCALAIATPSAVLSGVARAARGGILVKGGGPLESLGGLDAIAFDKTGTLTEGEPKVTDVRTAEGVDESELLRIVLAVEDLSKHPLAKAVVRDGKRRLGERGAGSAEEIPAATDLKSITGRGIQATVGGEVVHIGKDDLFNEVNGPKVPDSVHEIVESLEENGRTTMIVRRGDRYLGVVGLMDTPREASKRTIARLRELGIKRMIMISGDNQKVASAVAKEVGLDEARGDLMPDDKVNEIKKLQSEGGVAMVGDGVNDAPAMASASVGIAMGAAGSDVALETADVALMADNLDHLPLAIGLSRATRRIIRQNLWISLGMVVFLVPATILGLNIGPAVALHEGSTLVVVFNALRLFAYRE
- a CDS encoding cation transporter, translated to MTDCGCELEGENDAQRKTLRVVLLINSAMFCIELAVGLLASSAGLIADSLDMLADASVYAISLYAVGRAEIIRVRAATVSGTLQIVLGVGVLLEAVRRFLGDSEPLGPAMISTGFLAFIANAICLKLISRHKGGDINFRASYIFSANDVIANIGVIVSGILVLILGSQLPDLMIAVLIAGIVVRGGVNILRDVHRRKELGL
- a CDS encoding radical SAM protein — its product is MLMIELPNLEFHAAHACNLYCAQCSHYSNFHAGGIVSLDEARANFEAWQGRLAPKRIAILGGEPTLNPELISIIELARQSFPNAEGLFVTNGFYLDRHPDLPRVLIGNRFRMDVSQHGRAPEYMKRFRVVCQQIREWRNLYPDLQINVRKSHRGWRQQYRMIESKPMPFDSDPRAAWSICLQRTCTQLYKQCLWKCPALAYHAIMSRKLNLADESAWQLFRDYQACPPTAAYQEVRDFLATKQIQQCRLCPAKKIAFQHGDPIARY